From Brassica rapa cultivar Chiifu-401-42 chromosome A06, CAAS_Brap_v3.01, whole genome shotgun sequence:
AGGTTTGCTCGATGATCTAAACAACATTGGTTCTTCTGTTTGATGGTGTGGTGTTCTTCTAGGTAGAGGATCTCTTTTAACAAAGATACTTATAGCTTATTGattgtttttttatgtttcagaGATGATGAATGAGAGTTTGATCCttgacttttctttttttgtgacaGTTTAAGCCAGCAACGTGTGAAGTGAAGGCTCACAAAGGTGATATGATCAAGGTGCACTACAGGGTAAGCTTGCTTAGACCATGTCTCTCACGAACAAAATCGGAGTCATCACCGTCCTGAAGAGATATTTGGGCATGATGTTTTGTCACAACGTATGGCGTTGTTTTGCTGTTGTTTAATTTAGTGTTATGCGGCAGGGGAAACTTACTGATGGAACAGTATTCGATTCGAGCTTTGAAAGGGATGAACCGTTCGAGTTTGAGTTAGGAAGTGGTCAGGTTATCAAAGGTTGGTGGCTTGGTTCTATCCACTTTCTTTGCACTTTTGAATCTCTCTCTTTTCGATCCATTCTCTTAATTCTTCCAATGCTAAAATTGGTTGTTTTGGTGGCAGGTTGGGATCAAGGTTTGCTAGGTGCGTGTGTAGGGGAGAAGAGGAAGTTAAAGATACCTGCTAAACTTGGATATGGTGAACAAGGCTCTCCTCCTACTATCCCAGGTATATAATACATTTCAGCTATAACCTTTTAAAATGTGTATTAGATGTAGTGAAGA
This genomic window contains:
- the LOC103874969 gene encoding peptidyl-prolyl cis-trans isomerase FKBP15-2 — translated: MCLRYSICLILFSLISLQAFAKKTGDVSELQIGVKFKPATCEVKAHKGDMIKVHYRGKLTDGTVFDSSFERDEPFEFELGSGQVIKGWDQGLLGACVGEKRKLKIPAKLGYGEQGSPPTIPGGATLIFDTELLAVNEKPAGGEEHQEEDDGEDVDDTYGADEL